One segment of Leptospiraceae bacterium DNA contains the following:
- a CDS encoding acyl-CoA dehydrogenase family protein, translating to MDFTMTDEQKALRDLARDFAKNEMAPKAEHHDQTGEYPLEILKKAWQAGLMNLHIPAKYNGAEMGEIDDVIMGEELFSGCSGMATAILANNLALAPVLIGASDELLKKFVEPLTHEFRLCAYAVTEPGAGSDVAGIRTTATRVGDEYIINGSKMWITNAGVADWYFVLAKTDPAAGHKGMTGFIVESKTPGVIIGKKEKNMGQRCSDTRGLTFEDVKIHKSQMVGNEGDGFKIAMGAFDHTRPGVAVGAVGVARTAMEHAIRYANTRNAFGKPISSNQGISFLLADMAKDIEAGRLLCWQAAWMIDNGHKNTYQASIAKAFCADMCMRICTEAVQIFGGYGYNTEYPVEKLMRDAKIFQIYEGTSQIQRVIISKFLNDGKGIEHPNS from the coding sequence ATTGATTTCACAATGACCGATGAACAAAAAGCACTGCGTGACCTTGCGCGTGACTTTGCAAAAAATGAAATGGCTCCGAAAGCGGAACATCATGATCAAACAGGAGAATATCCGTTGGAAATTCTCAAAAAAGCTTGGCAAGCTGGTCTCATGAACCTACATATTCCCGCAAAATACAACGGGGCTGAAATGGGTGAAATTGATGATGTGATTATGGGAGAGGAATTATTTTCCGGTTGTTCTGGAATGGCTACTGCGATTCTTGCGAATAATCTTGCTTTGGCGCCAGTATTAATTGGAGCAAGTGATGAATTACTTAAAAAATTTGTGGAACCTCTAACACATGAATTTAGGCTTTGTGCTTATGCAGTTACTGAACCGGGGGCTGGTTCTGACGTAGCAGGTATTCGGACTACCGCAACTAGAGTAGGTGATGAATATATTATCAATGGATCTAAAATGTGGATTACTAATGCAGGTGTTGCTGATTGGTATTTTGTGCTTGCGAAAACTGATCCTGCTGCTGGACACAAAGGGATGACTGGGTTTATCGTAGAAAGTAAAACTCCAGGTGTTATCATAGGAAAAAAAGAAAAAAATATGGGGCAAAGATGTTCCGATACCAGAGGTCTTACTTTTGAAGACGTAAAGATTCACAAAAGCCAAATGGTAGGAAATGAGGGAGATGGATTTAAAATTGCCATGGGTGCATTTGACCATACTCGTCCTGGTGTTGCTGTTGGGGCTGTTGGTGTTGCTCGGACAGCGATGGAACATGCAATACGTTATGCGAACACACGTAACGCATTCGGAAAGCCAATTTCATCCAATCAAGGAATTAGTTTTCTATTAGCAGATATGGCTAAAGACATAGAAGCGGGACGATTGCTTTGTTGGCAAGCGGCTTGGATGATCGATAATGGTCATAAAAATACTTACCAAGCATCTATTGCTAAAGCATTTTGTGCTGATATGTGTATGAGAATTTGTACGGAAGCTGTACAAATATTTGGTGGATATGGGTATAACACTGAGTATCCAGTAGAAAAATTAATGCGAGATGCAAAGATTTTTCAAATCTACGAAGGAACCTCACAAATCCAAAGAGTGATTATTTCCAAATTTCTAAATGATGGAAAAGGAATTGAACATCCAAATTCTTAA
- a CDS encoding STAS/SEC14 domain-containing protein, with translation MLQVKNKFMSIFHHKQEKYTFVELVWTKYTEEMTVLEYRECVQKYLEIMLSIKPKQVLIETKLFFFSISPDIQKWIIESITPKTIEAGLERMALVVTENFFGQLSIEQTMENPAPNFNVRYFDSRDSALSWIREGNVKSE, from the coding sequence ATGTTACAGGTAAAAAATAAATTTATGAGTATATTTCATCATAAACAGGAGAAATATACATTTGTAGAACTTGTTTGGACAAAATACACTGAGGAAATGACTGTTCTTGAATACCGAGAGTGCGTTCAAAAATACTTAGAAATCATGTTGAGTATAAAACCGAAACAAGTCCTCATAGAAACTAAATTATTTTTTTTCTCCATATCTCCTGACATTCAAAAATGGATCATTGAATCGATTACACCTAAAACGATAGAAGCAGGTTTAGAAAGAATGGCTTTAGTGGTAACAGAAAATTTTTTTGGGCAATTGTCCATTGAACAAACTATGGAAAATCCTGCACCGAATTTTAATGTTCGTTATTTTGATAGCCGAGATTCTGCTTTAAGTTGGATTAGGGAAGGGAACGTAAAAAGTGAGTAA
- a CDS encoding response regulator, translating to MTENEKITILYVDDEEINLFTFKAIFKKKYEVFTAISAQKGLDLLSQKDISIQAVISDLAMPEMDGLSFITVAKSQYPNLLTFLLTAYDLNDEIQNALNSKLIYQYLSKPLNAGALEKAIANGLQDSTN from the coding sequence ATGACAGAAAATGAAAAAATAACAATCCTGTATGTTGACGACGAAGAAATAAATCTATTTACATTCAAAGCAATTTTTAAAAAGAAATACGAAGTATTCACTGCGATTTCCGCTCAAAAAGGTTTGGATTTACTCTCTCAAAAGGATATCAGCATTCAAGCAGTTATTAGTGATTTGGCTATGCCCGAAATGGATGGACTTTCATTTATCACAGTGGCAAAATCTCAGTATCCAAATCTTTTAACCTTTTTGCTGACAGCATATGATTTAAATGATGAGATTCAAAATGCGTTAAACTCCAAATTGATTTATCAATATTTATCTAAACCTCTAAATGCAGGTGCGTTAGAGAAGGCCATTGCAAATGGTTTACAAGATTCTACGAACTAA
- a CDS encoding DUF1223 domain-containing protein yields MKQLIFFAEFFQIFLLLSFMSGIFAEDCKQTGKGFAVVELFTSEGCSDCPKADKNLNELSKFETSKNIYPLAFHVTYWDYIGWKDSFGKQEFTDRQEKYNRYLRTGTYTPQAVVNGKLDIIGSKRSSLFSAIESELLNQNTINIELNANRKVNTLEIEYKVNCIKANQVLNIALVEKGLFTSVTRGENRGSKLSHENVVRSFNTTTLTKKTGKIKLEFPDLEKNITNFELISFVQDIDTFIILGASKSKLN; encoded by the coding sequence ATGAAACAACTTATTTTCTTTGCAGAATTTTTTCAAATTTTTCTATTACTTAGCTTTATGTCTGGAATTTTTGCAGAAGATTGCAAACAAACTGGAAAAGGATTTGCTGTGGTTGAATTATTTACTTCGGAAGGATGTTCGGATTGTCCGAAAGCGGATAAAAACTTGAACGAACTTAGTAAATTTGAAACTTCAAAAAATATTTACCCGCTTGCTTTCCATGTTACGTATTGGGATTATATCGGATGGAAAGATAGTTTCGGCAAACAAGAATTTACCGATAGACAGGAAAAATACAATCGATATCTTCGAACGGGAACGTATACCCCGCAAGCTGTGGTTAATGGCAAATTAGATATCATAGGATCAAAACGTAGTTCCCTTTTCTCTGCAATTGAATCAGAACTTTTGAATCAAAATACAATAAATATAGAATTAAATGCAAATCGAAAAGTAAATACGCTAGAAATCGAATATAAAGTAAATTGTATTAAAGCCAATCAAGTTTTAAATATTGCCTTAGTAGAAAAGGGACTGTTCACTTCTGTCACCAGAGGAGAAAATCGGGGCAGTAAACTTTCTCATGAAAATGTGGTTCGAAGTTTTAACACTACTACTCTAACAAAAAAAACTGGCAAAATAAAATTAGAATTTCCCGATCTAGAAAAAAATATCACGAATTTTGAACTTATTTCCTTTGTGCAGGATATTGATACTTTTATTATTCTTGGGGCGAGTAAATCAAAATTAAACTAA
- a CDS encoding DUF4105 domain-containing protein — MESYADGQDFFISPNGKNSPELELKASLDEFLKNSENQIECSFPARFFWLRKELNIDQNIIPFPECKKLEEFKLQMRSKSISILFTSFYPEHPASLFGHSAIKLNEEIPNSGDADDLVITYAASIPQKVDPFSYLYKGLTGGFPGSFEIQKFKFKIIESTEKENRDIWEFKLNLNKEEIDQLVRHLWEMQKTHFDYYFFNENCSFRILTLLEVARPELNLTKDVKLLVFPAEIIKQIVNQENLLENVIYYSSILERYKNKYEYLNKNEIQILKEIVNGKIDNGRYLSEIRRALVYDTAIDLYILKNSGDQLDDSKKENFQNNLNQFYQYRQDPNLLKSLSGYSSSSLNSNPYFSHEPSQIIGSVGNSSNGSFIDFKFRPVLRDFTDSYLGYSPYNQLFFLNSNVRYYEKNNSLRINEIHFLQMTSLNPIGKLLYKPSWRIDSGIQSLSQEIKNNSNSERSYGFLNAGLGVTGEPLGGKYRQNLIFYALIDLKMDAANHFNYGYRFGTKSTVGMIVRFYENFSFHLFYDYSYYLYGQIGFLQDINIASNLLVSKNFALEFQFRKNFFTNWEESMIGLKYYF; from the coding sequence GTGGAAAGTTATGCTGATGGGCAGGATTTTTTTATTTCGCCTAACGGTAAAAACTCACCTGAATTAGAACTCAAAGCAAGTTTGGATGAATTCTTAAAGAACTCCGAAAATCAAATTGAATGTTCCTTTCCTGCTAGGTTTTTTTGGTTACGAAAGGAATTGAACATTGATCAAAATATTATTCCTTTTCCGGAATGTAAAAAATTGGAAGAATTCAAATTACAGATGAGATCAAAGTCTATCTCTATTCTGTTCACATCTTTTTATCCAGAACATCCTGCATCGTTATTTGGTCATAGTGCAATTAAATTGAATGAGGAAATTCCAAATTCAGGAGATGCGGATGATTTAGTAATTACTTACGCAGCTTCCATACCTCAGAAAGTAGATCCTTTCAGTTATTTATATAAGGGGCTAACGGGAGGTTTCCCCGGTTCTTTTGAAATTCAAAAATTCAAATTTAAAATCATTGAATCTACTGAAAAAGAAAATAGAGATATTTGGGAATTTAAATTAAATCTAAATAAAGAAGAAATAGACCAATTAGTTCGCCATCTTTGGGAAATGCAAAAAACTCATTTTGATTATTATTTCTTTAATGAAAATTGTTCTTTTAGAATATTAACTTTATTAGAAGTAGCTAGACCTGAATTAAATTTGACGAAAGATGTAAAACTTTTGGTATTTCCTGCTGAAATTATTAAACAAATTGTAAACCAAGAGAATTTACTCGAAAATGTAATTTATTATTCATCTATTTTAGAAAGGTACAAAAATAAATATGAATATCTAAATAAAAATGAAATTCAAATACTGAAAGAAATAGTAAATGGAAAAATAGACAATGGTAGATATTTATCTGAAATTAGAAGAGCGTTAGTTTACGATACTGCTATTGATTTATATATTCTTAAAAATTCAGGCGATCAATTAGATGATTCAAAAAAAGAAAATTTTCAAAATAATTTAAACCAATTTTATCAATATCGACAGGATCCGAATTTATTAAAAAGTTTGAGCGGTTACTCTTCGTCATCCTTGAATTCAAATCCTTATTTCAGTCATGAACCATCTCAAATAATTGGCTCCGTCGGAAATTCTTCGAATGGTAGTTTTATAGATTTTAAATTTAGACCTGTTTTGCGAGATTTTACCGATTCTTATTTGGGTTATTCACCCTATAATCAATTATTTTTCTTAAATTCAAATGTTAGGTATTACGAAAAAAACAATTCCTTACGCATTAATGAAATCCATTTTTTGCAAATGACTTCACTCAATCCTATCGGAAAATTATTGTACAAACCGTCTTGGAGAATTGACTCAGGGATTCAATCTCTATCTCAGGAAATAAAAAATAATTCAAATTCAGAAAGATCTTATGGATTTTTGAATGCTGGATTAGGTGTAACAGGGGAACCGTTAGGCGGGAAATACAGGCAAAATTTAATTTTCTACGCATTAATTGATTTAAAGATGGATGCTGCAAACCACTTTAATTATGGATACCGATTTGGGACAAAATCGACCGTAGGAATGATTGTGCGATTCTATGAAAACTTTTCCTTTCATTTATTTTACGATTATAGTTATTATTTATATGGGCAGATAGGATTTCTACAGGATATAAATATTGCCTCCAATTTGTTAGTTAGTAAAAACTTTGCATTAGAATTTCAATTCAGAAAAAACTTTTTTACCAATTGGGAAGAATCTATGATTGGACTGAAATACTATTTTTAG
- a CDS encoding ATP-dependent DNA helicase RecQ → MNETFATILSSNNLEVVKQIFGIEEFRASQERIILGTLAGEHSLVLMPTGTGKSLCYQIPALVLNGLTVVLSPLIALMQDQVAKLQTLGVDAIFINSSLTKSQRLERYAALKDGKYKLVYVSPERFRKGDFIDAIEDRKISLLAIDEAHCISQWGHDFRPDYTKIREFRTILGNPTIMALTATATPDVRDDIIISMGFTSSEIHLYNDGICRPNLWLGTSEHIAEQEKFDAILDTLQIQENKHYAPSIGTTIIYFNLIKSLERFSHYLELKKIPHLLYHGKLNPDRRRSVQQKFLKTKTGLLLATNAFGMGIDKPDVRAIYHAELPPSLEAYYQEIGRAGRDGLLSRCEVFYCQEDLTVLMNFIDWQNPDVQFLKLVYNTLKNLTESPESMKYEDLQERVVFKNKGDHRLQTVLNLFERYAVTEGDLEKGDLQICGELPEILLSKESIEHKKRYSLNRLYQMVQYLKTNQCRREFVYDYFAASRVSCSHCDKCDILN, encoded by the coding sequence ATGAATGAAACGTTTGCAACCATCCTTTCTTCGAATAACTTAGAAGTCGTAAAACAAATTTTTGGAATTGAAGAGTTTCGGGCTTCCCAAGAGAGAATCATTCTTGGAACGTTAGCTGGTGAACATTCCCTTGTGCTAATGCCGACGGGAACTGGAAAATCACTCTGTTACCAAATTCCCGCCCTTGTCCTCAATGGGTTGACGGTTGTATTGTCACCATTGATTGCTCTCATGCAAGATCAAGTTGCTAAGTTGCAAACACTTGGAGTTGACGCAATTTTTATAAATTCTTCTCTCACTAAAAGTCAGAGGTTAGAACGATACGCAGCATTAAAGGACGGCAAATATAAATTAGTCTATGTTTCCCCAGAGCGCTTTCGGAAGGGAGATTTTATTGATGCGATTGAAGATAGAAAAATTTCACTTCTAGCCATTGATGAAGCACATTGCATAAGCCAGTGGGGACATGACTTTCGACCAGATTACACAAAAATCCGAGAGTTTCGAACCATACTTGGAAATCCTACTATCATGGCATTGACAGCCACAGCAACTCCGGACGTTAGGGATGATATTATAATAAGTATGGGATTTACTTCTTCAGAAATTCATTTATACAACGACGGAATTTGTCGTCCGAATCTCTGGCTCGGAACAAGTGAACATATCGCAGAACAAGAAAAGTTTGATGCCATATTAGATACTTTACAAATACAGGAAAATAAACATTATGCGCCTTCGATTGGAACAACGATAATATATTTTAATTTGATTAAAAGTTTAGAACGATTTAGTCATTATCTTGAATTAAAAAAAATACCGCATTTACTGTATCATGGAAAGTTGAATCCAGATAGGCGTCGATCGGTTCAGCAGAAATTTTTAAAAACAAAGACAGGGTTACTTTTGGCGACTAACGCTTTTGGAATGGGAATTGATAAACCAGATGTACGAGCTATATACCATGCAGAACTTCCACCTTCCTTAGAAGCATACTACCAAGAAATTGGTCGAGCAGGTCGTGACGGATTACTTTCTAGATGTGAAGTTTTTTATTGCCAAGAAGACCTTACCGTTTTAATGAATTTTATAGATTGGCAAAATCCAGACGTACAATTTTTAAAGTTAGTTTATAACACTCTTAAAAATTTAACTGAATCTCCAGAATCAATGAAATACGAAGATCTACAGGAAAGAGTCGTATTCAAAAATAAGGGGGATCATAGGCTTCAAACTGTATTGAATTTGTTTGAACGATATGCAGTTACCGAAGGTGATTTGGAAAAGGGTGATTTGCAAATTTGTGGAGAATTACCAGAAATACTTCTATCCAAAGAATCCATTGAACATAAAAAACGTTATTCTCTAAATAGACTTTATCAAATGGTGCAATATCTCAAAACAAACCAATGTCGACGTGAATTTGTATACGACTATTTTGCTGCATCTCGTGTTTCATGTTCTCATTGTGATAAGTGTGACATATTAAATTAG
- a CDS encoding methyl-accepting chemotaxis protein, translating into MSTIDQDIKTTKGTLGFRKHIEELVHEWTYIFSGLAAVLVPLFFVLDVVIVPNEFLYEFLGYRVLCLIFTLVVFFSIKYSKPSKLSPVYGYISSFIVSLTIVWMTTRLGGFNSPYYAGLNLVIIATNLVIPWWYIHSLANALLTVFMYIVINFIWGMSFEWNLFFNNIAFLSGTVIITVLIRYMHYQYSAKEYLLRKFIQDSQIDNIDLLAGAAEKVSAGDLSIKLPDSSQKDGTANSLATSFNSMMEELKKIVQSILSAAKSVSELTSEIDVNVKSLSAGSKEQLNYTEVSVRSVENIIDKLADNIDRMVETSELAEVAFSVIQNTKKVISTSMQRIENIEKAAQDSLHNVNELSKSSVQISEVIETIIDIADKTNLLSLNASIEAARATEHGRGFAVVAMEIGKLAEKTAEATHGTSAIIKNLQRNIKDNVGSSHIIVGELAQTKNMVTEMVESMNKLAEVFQDLDVKLKSVSREGANQTKAGEVIRENIHSIGDISHNVTGSIDQIANTSGKLYTLVTQLENSVTRFKL; encoded by the coding sequence ATGAGCACAATTGACCAAGACATTAAAACAACAAAAGGCACTTTAGGATTTCGAAAACATATTGAAGAATTGGTACATGAATGGACTTATATATTTTCCGGTTTGGCTGCCGTTTTAGTTCCTTTATTTTTTGTATTGGATGTTGTCATTGTTCCGAATGAATTTTTGTATGAATTTTTAGGATATCGAGTTCTTTGTCTTATCTTTACACTCGTGGTGTTTTTTTCTATTAAGTATTCCAAACCCTCTAAACTCTCCCCTGTGTATGGGTATATTTCTTCTTTTATAGTAAGTCTTACGATTGTATGGATGACCACTCGACTTGGTGGATTTAACTCTCCGTATTATGCTGGACTCAATCTAGTTATTATTGCAACCAATTTAGTAATTCCTTGGTGGTACATTCATTCTCTTGCGAATGCGCTTCTGACTGTATTCATGTACATCGTTATAAATTTTATTTGGGGAATGAGTTTTGAATGGAATCTATTCTTTAATAATATTGCCTTTTTGTCTGGTACTGTAATCATTACAGTATTAATACGTTATATGCATTACCAATATTCCGCGAAAGAATATTTGTTACGAAAGTTTATCCAAGATTCTCAAATTGACAATATTGATCTTTTAGCGGGCGCAGCGGAAAAAGTTTCTGCCGGAGACTTGTCTATTAAACTACCAGACAGTTCTCAAAAAGATGGTACAGCAAATAGTCTAGCTACTTCCTTTAATAGTATGATGGAAGAATTAAAAAAAATTGTACAAAGTATTTTATCTGCTGCAAAAAGTGTTTCTGAGTTAACTAGTGAAATCGATGTTAACGTTAAATCTCTGTCTGCCGGTTCGAAAGAACAATTAAATTATACCGAAGTTTCTGTTCGTTCCGTGGAAAACATTATTGATAAATTAGCAGATAATATCGATCGTATGGTGGAAACTTCCGAACTAGCTGAGGTTGCATTTTCCGTAATTCAAAATACTAAAAAAGTAATTTCTACTTCAATGCAAAGAATTGAAAACATTGAAAAAGCTGCTCAGGATTCTTTGCATAATGTAAACGAATTAAGTAAATCAAGTGTACAAATTAGCGAAGTGATCGAAACAATTATCGACATAGCGGATAAAACTAATTTGCTTTCACTAAATGCATCGATTGAGGCTGCGCGTGCTACTGAACATGGTAGAGGTTTTGCGGTAGTTGCAATGGAGATTGGTAAACTAGCAGAAAAAACTGCAGAAGCGACACACGGAACTTCTGCAATTATAAAGAACTTACAAAGAAACATTAAGGATAATGTAGGTTCTTCTCATATTATTGTCGGAGAGTTAGCCCAGACTAAAAATATGGTAACTGAAATGGTAGAATCCATGAACAAATTGGCAGAAGTATTTCAGGATTTGGATGTTAAGTTAAAATCAGTTTCGAGGGAAGGAGCAAATCAAACCAAAGCAGGTGAGGTTATCCGAGAAAATATTCATTCCATCGGAGATATTTCTCATAATGTCACTGGGTCTATCGATCAGATTGCTAATACTTCTGGCAAATTATATACGTTAGTCACTCAGCTAGAAAACAGTGTAACTCGTTTTAAATTATAA
- the lpxK gene encoding tetraacyldisaccharide 4'-kinase: MRLFLYLLYPLSLLYQFLFFIDKFFKKKNSIPNAFTISVGNLTTGGTGKTPLTIYIAGLVHSIFPEKEIVVLSRGYRGNKSKQGMKVEINSNPADSGDEPLLIKAKIPYVDVIIGRDRFKSYLENENKVKTGLSFSTLSPLLDINGRFSPRFRTRTRKRFFISPSGEATENHTTSVSDSKKIVLLDDGFQHHAIKRDLDFVLVDSNNAFGTGFTIPLGSLRERITAVKRAHYIIFTRYAKENASNVEILKVKFIKINPDLKFYNLTYLPLPLLNYKREILSLESLTTKKVVVFSALGNPFSFENLIESSKPKEIKKIRYPDHFAYDTKTMLDLFQELKNFDLLICTEKDYIKIQHLNLINPEMEKLYILPVEVYLNKQSELKSDLERLIKSKND; the protein is encoded by the coding sequence ATGCGTTTATTTTTGTATTTACTCTATCCACTTTCTTTACTGTATCAGTTTCTATTTTTTATAGATAAATTTTTTAAGAAAAAAAATTCGATTCCAAATGCATTCACAATTAGTGTAGGAAACCTAACTACTGGCGGGACTGGTAAAACTCCATTAACCATTTATATTGCTGGTCTTGTTCATTCCATTTTTCCAGAAAAAGAAATTGTAGTATTAAGTAGAGGATACCGAGGAAATAAATCAAAACAGGGAATGAAAGTTGAAATAAATTCTAACCCAGCTGATTCCGGTGATGAACCGCTACTCATAAAAGCAAAAATTCCCTACGTAGATGTAATTATTGGTAGAGATAGGTTTAAGTCTTATTTAGAAAATGAAAATAAAGTGAAAACAGGATTATCCTTTAGCACATTAAGCCCTTTATTGGATATTAATGGAAGATTCTCACCTCGCTTTCGAACTCGAACCAGAAAACGTTTTTTTATTTCTCCGAGTGGAGAGGCAACAGAAAATCATACGACATCAGTTTCTGACTCCAAAAAAATCGTTCTTTTAGACGATGGATTTCAACACCATGCAATCAAACGAGATTTAGACTTTGTATTAGTAGACTCTAATAATGCGTTTGGTACTGGCTTTACCATACCGTTAGGATCCTTACGAGAGCGAATTACAGCAGTTAAACGCGCACATTATATTATATTTACACGGTATGCAAAAGAAAATGCATCCAACGTAGAAATTTTAAAAGTAAAGTTTATAAAAATAAATCCAGACCTTAAATTTTATAATTTAACCTATTTGCCTCTTCCCCTACTCAATTACAAAAGAGAAATTCTTTCTTTGGAATCTTTGACGACTAAAAAAGTGGTTGTATTTTCTGCTTTAGGAAACCCTTTTTCATTTGAAAATTTAATTGAATCCTCTAAACCAAAGGAAATCAAAAAGATTCGATATCCAGACCATTTTGCGTATGATACAAAAACCATGTTGGACTTATTCCAAGAATTGAAAAACTTTGACTTGTTGATTTGCACGGAAAAAGATTATATAAAAATTCAACATCTAAATTTAATTAACCCAGAAATGGAAAAGTTATATATTCTGCCCGTAGAAGTCTATTTGAACAAACAATCTGAATTAAAATCCGACCTTGAAAGGCTCATTAAATCTAAGAATGATTGA
- a CDS encoding ABC transporter ATP-binding protein yields MQIFKRLLTYSFKYKYRLIIGLVLSLLVSIFNGVSLTSMIPIFDSMGASKNYKFQISMTKRDVSAIQKVESGETFTRLEQIEYQIAKLKTKMNAYFNELRPEQIVFFFVILVFPIYLMKLICLTGAIYFINSTGYMAIRDLRLEIYKKVQYLPLNTFVQEKTGILMSRIINDVDVLAKIISSDLKDAINDFFYVVTHLLLLFFLSWKMFLVVFIVIPLIMGPISAFTEKIRKATKNQQERLSALNGLLQEVIAGIRVIRAFSMEKREAGRFYGINKELSDKTFKGHFYHQVGPSIVELFGSVLAAIFLAFGAYLISNESFSKGMFMAFFLTLIFLMRPLKQLSMMYNLIQSGVSAGQRVFELVDSKTDIENPAIPLKLNKLLKEIELKNVTYTYPNSDKPSLKNINIKVKSGETIALVGSSGAGKSTLKDLFPRLIDPTEGQVLFDGIDIRKFNVKDIRRKIGIVSQEVFLFNASIRDNIAYGSLDASEEQIRKACDDAFATEFINSFEFGLDTMVGEHGVMLSGGQRQRISIARALLLDPEILILDEATSALDTESERLVQTALETLYKNRTTIIIAHRLSTIQIANTIYYMEDGEILESGSHSELIEYESKYKKLYEMQFEAVK; encoded by the coding sequence GTGCAAATATTCAAACGTCTTTTAACATACTCATTCAAATATAAATACAGGCTCATAATAGGCCTTGTATTATCTTTGCTCGTTTCCATTTTTAATGGTGTTTCACTGACGAGTATGATTCCAATTTTTGACTCGATGGGTGCCAGTAAAAATTATAAATTCCAGATTTCCATGACCAAACGAGATGTATCAGCTATTCAAAAAGTAGAATCAGGAGAGACTTTTACACGTTTAGAACAGATAGAATATCAAATTGCCAAACTTAAAACGAAGATGAATGCTTATTTTAATGAACTTCGACCGGAGCAAATCGTTTTCTTTTTTGTTATTTTGGTTTTTCCTATCTATCTGATGAAGTTAATCTGCCTGACTGGAGCAATTTATTTTATAAACTCAACCGGTTATATGGCAATTCGAGATTTACGTTTAGAAATTTATAAAAAAGTTCAATATCTTCCACTGAATACTTTTGTGCAGGAAAAAACAGGTATTCTCATGAGTCGCATCATCAATGATGTAGACGTTCTTGCCAAAATAATTAGCTCTGATTTAAAAGATGCAATCAATGATTTTTTTTATGTAGTAACGCATTTACTTCTACTATTTTTTCTAAGTTGGAAAATGTTCTTAGTAGTATTCATTGTTATCCCACTCATAATGGGACCAATCTCTGCTTTTACAGAAAAAATTCGTAAGGCGACAAAAAACCAACAGGAACGACTTTCTGCACTAAACGGACTTTTGCAGGAGGTAATTGCAGGTATCCGCGTGATACGAGCCTTCTCAATGGAAAAACGCGAAGCGGGAAGATTTTACGGAATTAACAAAGAACTTTCCGATAAAACTTTCAAAGGACATTTTTACCATCAAGTTGGACCTTCGATTGTTGAATTATTTGGGTCGGTATTAGCCGCCATATTTCTTGCATTCGGAGCTTATTTAATTAGCAATGAAAGTTTTTCAAAAGGTATGTTTATGGCATTCTTTTTAACACTCATTTTTTTGATGAGGCCATTGAAACAACTAAGTATGATGTACAATTTAATTCAAAGTGGCGTTTCCGCCGGACAAAGAGTTTTTGAATTAGTAGATTCAAAAACTGATATTGAAAATCCTGCTATTCCATTAAAATTAAATAAATTGCTTAAAGAAATTGAACTAAAAAATGTAACTTATACATACCCTAATTCTGATAAACCTTCTTTAAAAAATATAAATATAAAAGTAAAATCGGGAGAAACGATTGCACTCGTTGGTTCGAGTGGAGCAGGTAAATCAACCTTAAAAGATTTATTCCCAAGGTTAATAGATCCGACAGAGGGACAGGTTCTTTTTGATGGAATTGATATTCGAAAATTCAATGTAAAAGATATTCGACGCAAAATCGGTATTGTCTCCCAAGAAGTATTTTTATTCAATGCAAGTATTCGTGATAACATTGCTTACGGAAGCCTAGACGCATCAGAAGAACAAATTCGAAAAGCTTGTGATGATGCTTTCGCTACTGAATTTATTAACTCATTTGAGTTTGGTTTAGATACGATGGTGGGAGAACATGGTGTAATGCTTTCCGGTGGTCAAAGACAAAGAATATCGATTGCACGTGCACTACTCCTCGATCCAGAAATTCTTATACTAGATGAAGCTACTTCAGCGTTAGACACCGAGTCAGAAAGATTAGTTCAAACTGCTTTGGAAACACTTTATAAAAACAGAACAACTATTATTATCGCCCATAGGCTTTCGACTATTCAAATTGCAAATACCATTTATTACATGGAAGATGGGGAAATTTTAGAATCAGGATCCCATTCCGAACTAATCGAATACGAAAGTAAATACAAAAAATTATATGAAATGCAATTCGAAGCGGTAAAATAA